A stretch of Pseudomonas taetrolens DNA encodes these proteins:
- a CDS encoding acetate--CoA ligase family protein: MSQHIRDNFKRLLAPRHVAFIGGRSMARALQRCAEGGYLGQMWLVNPQHDSLEGVPCVRSVAELPCGPDAVFIATNRDLTLICVAELAAKGAGGAICYASGFAEIGPQGQALQDQLLQAAGDMALLGPNCYGVLDYLHSCALWPVAHGGKTVEKGVAVLTQSGNFAYNLSMSDRSLPVAYMVSVGNQAQLGIAELMDVLLDEPRVTAIGLHLEGLKNVPGFARAAHKALEKGIPIIALKTGVSQIGAELALSHTSSLAGSDALYDSLFDRLGVIRVSGPVSFVETLKAAACGNLPAGKSLIALACSGGDAGLIADYAERNDLSLPPLDEGQRLELDKVLPSYANLVNPLDFTTAIWGERNALEQMLDSALRTEADAAVLVLDYPSEATGERKECDLLLELYCSALSRHGKTGFVSSAFPELLPASARERLHAHGVAALQGVEDGFAAWGAIAGYQQRRQALLALGESALLPLAPHALEGNGQLLDEWQSKQALQAFGLPTPRGVLTTPSEALDAANTLGYPLALKAVSARLPHKTEAGAVALNLRDAQALSAALEQMRGRIADYAPGVPFDQVLLESMASPPLAELIVGVKRETGFGLALVIGTGGILVELLKDSRSLLLPTTDNAIRGAVLSLRSAPLLQGFRGREAADMDALVAAIRAVADYACENAGQLLELDVNPLLVGAQGTTAVDALIRLGHA; this comes from the coding sequence ATGTCTCAACACATTCGTGACAACTTCAAGCGCCTGCTCGCACCGCGCCATGTGGCGTTTATCGGCGGGCGCAGCATGGCCCGCGCGCTTCAGCGTTGCGCAGAGGGCGGCTACCTGGGGCAGATGTGGCTGGTCAATCCGCAGCATGACAGCCTCGAAGGCGTGCCATGTGTGCGCAGCGTCGCAGAGCTGCCATGTGGGCCGGACGCGGTATTCATTGCCACCAATCGTGATCTGACCTTGATCTGCGTCGCCGAGCTGGCGGCCAAAGGCGCAGGCGGCGCGATCTGCTATGCCTCCGGTTTTGCCGAGATCGGACCGCAAGGCCAGGCCTTGCAAGATCAGTTGCTTCAGGCCGCCGGCGACATGGCCTTGCTCGGCCCCAACTGTTACGGCGTGCTCGACTACCTGCACAGCTGCGCATTATGGCCGGTCGCCCATGGCGGCAAGACGGTGGAGAAGGGCGTGGCAGTGCTGACCCAGAGCGGTAACTTCGCCTATAACCTTTCCATGAGTGATCGCTCGCTGCCTGTGGCCTACATGGTTTCAGTCGGCAATCAGGCGCAACTGGGCATCGCCGAATTGATGGATGTGCTGCTCGATGAGCCGCGTGTCACGGCGATCGGTTTGCACCTTGAAGGGCTGAAGAACGTTCCGGGATTCGCCCGCGCTGCGCACAAGGCGCTGGAGAAAGGGATTCCGATCATTGCCCTGAAAACCGGTGTGTCGCAAATCGGTGCAGAACTGGCGCTGAGCCACACCAGTTCGCTGGCCGGCTCCGATGCGCTGTACGACAGTTTGTTCGACCGCCTCGGGGTCATTCGGGTCAGTGGTCCGGTGAGTTTTGTTGAAACACTCAAAGCCGCTGCCTGCGGCAACTTGCCAGCGGGCAAGAGCCTGATCGCCCTGGCGTGCTCGGGTGGCGATGCCGGGCTGATTGCCGACTACGCCGAACGCAATGATTTGAGCCTGCCACCCCTGGACGAGGGGCAGCGCCTCGAACTGGATAAAGTCCTGCCGAGTTACGCCAACCTGGTCAATCCTCTGGACTTCACCACAGCGATTTGGGGGGAACGCAACGCTCTGGAACAGATGCTCGACAGTGCCCTGCGCACCGAAGCAGACGCCGCGGTGCTGGTACTGGATTACCCCTCTGAGGCGACCGGAGAACGCAAGGAATGCGACCTGCTGCTGGAGCTGTACTGCTCGGCGCTGAGCCGTCATGGCAAGACCGGTTTTGTCTCCTCGGCCTTCCCTGAATTGCTGCCGGCCAGTGCCCGTGAGCGCCTGCATGCCCACGGCGTAGCGGCGCTGCAAGGGGTTGAGGATGGGTTCGCCGCGTGGGGTGCCATTGCCGGTTACCAGCAACGACGCCAGGCATTGCTGGCACTCGGTGAGTCTGCGTTGCTGCCGCTTGCGCCACACGCGCTGGAAGGCAACGGGCAGTTGCTGGATGAGTGGCAGTCGAAGCAGGCCCTGCAAGCCTTTGGCTTGCCGACCCCGCGAGGGGTATTGACGACACCCAGCGAGGCTCTGGATGCGGCGAACACGCTGGGTTATCCCTTGGCGCTCAAGGCGGTCAGCGCCCGATTGCCGCACAAGACCGAAGCCGGTGCGGTGGCATTGAATCTGCGAGATGCCCAGGCCTTGAGTGCCGCCCTGGAACAGATGCGCGGGCGGATTGCCGACTACGCGCCGGGGGTGCCGTTCGACCAGGTGTTGCTGGAAAGCATGGCGTCGCCACCACTGGCTGAGCTGATTGTAGGGGTCAAGCGTGAAACCGGCTTTGGCCTGGCGCTGGTCATTGGCACCGGCGGGATTCTGGTTGAATTGCTCAAGGACAGCCGCAGCCTGTTGCTGCCGACCACCGATAACGCCATTCGCGGCGCAGTGCTGAGCCTGCGCAGTGCCCCGTTGCTGCAAGGTTTTCGCGGCCGCGAAGCCGCGGACATGGACGCGCTGGTCGCCGCCATCCGGGCGGTGGCGGACTACGCCTGCGAAAACGCCGGGCAATTGCTCGAACTTGATGTAAACCCATTATTGGTCGGTGCCCAAGGCACGACTGCGGTCGATGCGTTAATTCGTCTCGGCCACGCCTGA
- a CDS encoding 5-guanidino-2-oxopentanoate decarboxylase, with translation MQSKTLTGGQALVRLLANYNVDTVFGIPGVHTLELYRGLPGSGIRHVLTRHEQGAGFMADGYARVSGKPGVCFIITGPGVTNAATAIGQAYADSIPMLVISSVNHTESLGKGWGCLHETQDQRAMTAPITAFSAVALTAEDIPQLIARAYAVFDSERPRPVHISLPLDVLAAPVARDWSHEVVRRPGRGVPSSEVLDQAVAKLKAARRPMIIAGGGALQAAQTLQALSTRLAAPFFSSVAGKGLLPPNAPLNAGATLCIEPGWQLIAEADVVLAVGTEMADTDYWRERLPLNAELLRVDIDPRKFNDFYPCAVALQGDAQQTVAALLARLPEAARDASAAIQTVSTLRQAVKAGHGALQSIHQAILDRVSAELPANAFVSSDMTQLAYTGNYAFSSHAPRSWLHPTGYGTLGYGLPAGIGGKFGAPDRPGLVLVGDGGFLYTAQELATAVEELDSPLVILLWNNDALGQIRDDMIGLDIEPIGVLPRNPDFAALARAFGCTVTQPQNLNELQMDLRAGFSRNGVTLIELKHACALVG, from the coding sequence ATGCAAAGCAAAACCTTGACCGGTGGCCAGGCGTTGGTGCGTCTATTGGCAAATTACAACGTCGACACCGTGTTCGGCATTCCCGGAGTGCATACCCTGGAGTTGTATCGCGGCTTGCCTGGCAGCGGCATTCGCCATGTCCTGACCCGGCACGAGCAGGGCGCCGGGTTCATGGCGGACGGCTATGCGCGCGTCAGCGGCAAACCGGGCGTGTGCTTCATCATTACCGGCCCCGGCGTGACCAACGCGGCTACGGCTATCGGCCAAGCGTACGCCGACTCGATTCCGATGCTGGTGATTTCCAGCGTTAACCACACGGAGAGTCTTGGCAAAGGGTGGGGGTGCTTGCACGAGACCCAGGATCAACGTGCCATGACCGCACCCATCACCGCGTTTTCAGCGGTGGCATTGACTGCCGAGGACATCCCGCAGCTGATTGCCCGGGCTTACGCGGTGTTCGACAGTGAGCGGCCGCGTCCGGTGCACATTTCGCTGCCGCTGGATGTGCTGGCTGCGCCAGTGGCCCGCGACTGGAGTCATGAGGTGGTGCGCCGTCCCGGACGCGGTGTCCCGTCGAGCGAGGTGCTGGATCAGGCCGTGGCGAAACTGAAGGCTGCACGACGACCGATGATCATTGCCGGCGGTGGCGCCTTGCAGGCGGCTCAAACGCTGCAAGCCCTGAGCACGCGCCTGGCTGCACCGTTTTTCAGTAGCGTCGCCGGCAAGGGATTGTTGCCGCCGAACGCGCCATTGAATGCGGGCGCAACGTTGTGTATTGAGCCCGGTTGGCAGCTGATTGCCGAAGCGGATGTGGTACTGGCCGTTGGCACGGAGATGGCGGATACCGATTATTGGCGTGAGCGTCTGCCACTGAATGCCGAACTGCTGCGGGTGGATATCGATCCGCGCAAGTTCAATGACTTCTACCCCTGTGCCGTGGCGTTGCAGGGCGATGCCCAGCAGACCGTGGCTGCGTTGTTGGCGCGCCTGCCCGAGGCGGCACGTGATGCCAGCGCGGCCATTCAAACCGTCAGTACGTTGCGTCAGGCCGTCAAGGCCGGGCATGGCGCTTTGCAGTCGATTCACCAGGCGATTCTCGACCGGGTTTCAGCAGAGCTGCCGGCCAACGCCTTTGTCAGCAGCGACATGACTCAGCTGGCCTACACCGGTAACTACGCGTTCAGCAGTCATGCGCCGCGCAGCTGGTTGCATCCGACAGGCTACGGCACCCTGGGCTACGGTCTGCCGGCGGGTATCGGTGGCAAATTCGGCGCGCCGGACCGGCCCGGGTTGGTGCTGGTCGGCGACGGCGGTTTTCTCTACACCGCACAAGAGCTGGCAACCGCGGTAGAAGAGTTGGACAGTCCATTGGTGATTCTGCTCTGGAACAATGACGCGTTGGGGCAGATCCGTGATGACATGATCGGCCTGGATATCGAGCCGATTGGTGTGCTGCCGCGCAACCCCGACTTCGCTGCGCTGGCCCGTGCCTTTGGTTGCACCGTGACCCAGCCGCAGAACCTGAATGAATTGCAAATGGACCTGCGTGCAGGATTTAGCCGAAACGGCGTCACCCTGATCGAACTCAAGCACGCGTGCGCGCTGGTCGGTTAA
- a CDS encoding acyl-CoA dehydrogenase family protein — MNFQLTQEQEMLVDAVRSFVAKELLPHEEAVDRADEVCPELAAQIRGKALAAGFYAFNMPEEVGGGGLDYLSQALIERELSKVSWALHVFVARPSKILMACTGQQIQDYLLPCIQGEKTDCFALTEPGAGSDANAIKTRAVREGDDFVLNGSKHFISHAGHADFAIVFAVTDTYVHNGRTRNAVTAFLVDRDTPGMTIRRGPKCVSNRGYHTYEMFFDDCRVPASKVLGEVGKGWDVANAWLTAGRVMVAANCVGQAQRALDVSLQWAADRKQFGQPIGTFQGVSFKLADMATQIRAAELMTLHTAWKMDQGSMTDGEAGMAKLFASEVLGRVADEAVQIFGGMGLMDEGPVERIWRNARIERIWEGTSEIQRHIISRELLRPLLR; from the coding sequence ATGAATTTCCAGCTGACCCAAGAACAAGAAATGTTGGTGGATGCCGTACGCAGTTTTGTTGCCAAAGAACTGCTGCCACATGAAGAAGCGGTAGATCGCGCCGATGAGGTCTGCCCTGAACTCGCCGCACAGATTCGTGGCAAGGCCCTGGCAGCAGGCTTCTATGCCTTCAATATGCCGGAAGAAGTAGGCGGCGGCGGGCTCGACTACCTGTCCCAGGCGCTGATCGAACGCGAACTGTCCAAAGTGTCGTGGGCTCTGCATGTGTTTGTCGCACGACCGTCGAAGATTCTCATGGCCTGTACCGGCCAGCAGATCCAGGACTACCTGCTGCCGTGCATTCAGGGTGAAAAAACCGACTGCTTCGCACTCACCGAGCCCGGCGCCGGGTCTGATGCCAATGCGATCAAAACCCGAGCGGTACGAGAGGGCGATGACTTTGTGCTGAACGGCAGCAAGCACTTTATCAGCCATGCCGGGCACGCTGACTTCGCCATTGTGTTCGCGGTGACCGATACCTACGTACACAACGGGCGCACGCGTAATGCCGTGACCGCCTTTCTGGTCGACCGCGACACGCCGGGCATGACCATCCGCCGTGGCCCGAAATGCGTCAGCAACCGCGGCTATCACACTTACGAAATGTTCTTCGACGATTGCCGTGTGCCGGCCTCCAAAGTGCTCGGTGAAGTCGGCAAGGGTTGGGACGTGGCGAATGCCTGGTTAACGGCCGGGCGGGTGATGGTGGCTGCCAACTGCGTGGGTCAGGCCCAGCGGGCGCTGGACGTTTCGCTGCAATGGGCGGCGGATCGCAAGCAGTTCGGTCAACCCATCGGGACCTTCCAGGGGGTGTCGTTCAAGCTGGCCGACATGGCCACGCAAATCCGGGCGGCGGAACTGATGACCCTGCACACCGCCTGGAAAATGGATCAAGGCAGCATGACTGACGGCGAAGCCGGCATGGCCAAGTTGTTCGCCAGTGAAGTGCTGGGGCGTGTGGCGGATGAGGCGGTGCAGATTTTCGGGGGCATGGGCTTGATGGACGAAGGCCCGGTGGAGCGCATTTGGCGCAATGCCCGGATCGAGCGGATCTGGGAGGGGACCTCCGAAATCCAGCGTCACATCATTTCACGCGAACTGCTGCGGCCGCTGCTGCGCTGA
- a CDS encoding pyridoxal phosphate-dependent aminotransferase, which yields MRFSDLTQRIAGDGAAAWDIHYRAIALQEQGHDILLLSVGDPDFDTPAPIVQAAIDSLLTGNTHYAEVRGKRALRESIARRHQQRSGQQVDADHVVVLSGAQCALFSVVQCVLNPGDEVIVAEPMYVTYEAVFGACGAVVIPVPVRSENGFRVLPEDVAARITPRTRALALNSPHNPSGASLSRSTWEALAELCIAHDLWLISDEVYSELLFEGEHISPASLPGMAQRTATLNSLSKSHAMTGWRVGWVVAPQALAGHLENLALCMLYGSPDFIQDAAVVALEAELPELEAMRQAYRQRRDLVCESLSACPGLRALRPDGGMFVMVDIRETGLSAQAFADRLLDRHGVSVLAGEAFGPSAAGHIRLGLVLGAAQLRDACQRIARCAHELMEERVDA from the coding sequence ATGCGTTTTTCCGATCTGACTCAACGTATCGCCGGTGACGGCGCGGCAGCCTGGGACATTCACTACCGCGCCATCGCACTTCAGGAGCAGGGCCACGACATTCTGCTGCTATCGGTAGGCGATCCGGATTTCGATACCCCGGCCCCCATCGTGCAAGCGGCAATCGACAGCCTGCTCACAGGCAATACCCATTACGCCGAAGTCCGCGGCAAGCGTGCCTTGCGTGAAAGCATTGCCCGGCGCCATCAGCAACGCAGTGGCCAACAGGTCGATGCCGATCACGTCGTGGTGCTGTCCGGTGCGCAATGTGCGTTGTTCAGCGTTGTGCAGTGCGTGCTCAACCCGGGTGATGAAGTGATTGTCGCCGAGCCGATGTACGTCACCTATGAAGCTGTGTTCGGGGCCTGTGGTGCGGTGGTCATTCCGGTGCCGGTGCGCTCCGAAAATGGCTTTAGGGTATTGCCCGAAGACGTCGCTGCGCGCATTACACCGCGCACCCGGGCGCTTGCACTTAACAGCCCGCATAACCCCTCCGGTGCCAGTTTGTCCCGCTCCACCTGGGAGGCGCTGGCCGAGCTGTGCATTGCCCATGATCTATGGCTGATCTCCGATGAGGTCTACAGCGAATTGCTGTTCGAGGGCGAGCACATCAGCCCGGCCAGTTTGCCTGGCATGGCGCAGCGCACGGCGACCCTGAACAGCCTCTCGAAATCTCACGCCATGACGGGCTGGCGTGTTGGCTGGGTGGTTGCACCGCAGGCACTCGCCGGGCATTTGGAGAACCTCGCGTTGTGCATGCTTTATGGCTCTCCGGATTTCATTCAGGACGCGGCAGTGGTCGCGCTGGAAGCGGAGCTGCCGGAGCTTGAAGCCATGCGTCAGGCCTATCGCCAGCGCAGGGATCTGGTGTGCGAAAGCCTGTCTGCGTGCCCGGGGCTGCGTGCCTTGAGACCGGATGGCGGCATGTTCGTGATGGTTGATATCCGTGAAACCGGGCTTAGCGCCCAGGCCTTCGCGGACCGTTTGCTGGACAGGCATGGTGTTTCCGTTCTGGCCGGTGAAGCATTTGGCCCGAGCGCGGCCGGGCATATTCGTCTGGGCCTGGTGCTGGGTGCGGCGCAGTTGCGTGATGCCTGCCAACGTATCGCCCGGTGTGCCCATGAGCTGATGGAGGAGCGGGTCGATGCGTAA
- a CDS encoding NAD(P)H-dependent oxidoreductase, whose product MNVLIVHAHPEPNSFTAALRDQAVETLKTQGHEVQVSDLYAMNWNPVASANDFSARENPDYLVYALEQRLGVKKQALAADIQQELDKLLWADLLILNFPIFWFSAPAILKGWIDRVLVSGICYGGKRFYDQGGLSGKKALVTVTLGGREHMFGEGAIHGPLQDMLRPILRGTLAYVGCEVLEPFVAWHVPYITDEARADFLRSYQQRLIHIADDQPIVFPCLSQFDEALYPLAGNR is encoded by the coding sequence ATGAACGTATTGATCGTCCACGCACATCCTGAACCCAACTCTTTCACCGCAGCCTTGCGCGACCAAGCGGTTGAAACCCTCAAAACCCAAGGGCATGAAGTGCAAGTCAGTGATTTGTATGCCATGAACTGGAACCCGGTAGCCAGTGCCAATGATTTCTCAGCGCGTGAAAACCCGGACTACCTGGTTTATGCACTGGAGCAGCGCCTGGGGGTCAAAAAACAAGCACTGGCAGCGGATATCCAGCAAGAACTGGACAAGCTGCTGTGGGCCGATTTGCTGATCCTGAATTTTCCGATTTTCTGGTTCTCGGCACCGGCGATACTCAAAGGCTGGATTGACCGGGTATTGGTATCCGGCATTTGTTACGGCGGCAAACGCTTCTACGACCAGGGCGGACTCAGCGGCAAGAAGGCGTTGGTGACGGTGACCCTGGGCGGGCGCGAGCACATGTTCGGTGAAGGTGCCATTCACGGCCCGCTGCAAGACATGCTGCGGCCGATTCTGCGTGGCACTTTGGCTTATGTCGGCTGCGAAGTGCTGGAACCGTTTGTGGCCTGGCATGTGCCATACATCACTGACGAGGCCCGTGCGGATTTTCTGCGCAGTTACCAGCAGCGTCTCATTCATATCGCCGACGATCAGCCCATAGTGTTTCCTTGCCTGTCGCAGTTCGATGAAGCGCTTTATCCGTTGGCGGGGAATCGCTGA
- a CDS encoding enoyl-CoA hydratase/isomerase family protein, whose protein sequence is MTTQMSLLSQVEAGVAWITLNRVPQRNALDIPTLKNLHALLDQFNLDPSVRAVVLTGSGRSFCAGADLAEWAEAESRGALETYGWTETAHALMSCLYHFDKPTVAAINGTAVGAGMDLTLCCDFRLAAQSARFKAGYTSMAYSPDAGASWHLPRLIGTEQAKRLLFLDELWGADRALAAGLVSEVCADEQLLAAAAELASRLASGPTFAFAQTKKLMREGAQRSLPEQLDAERAAGLLCGRSRDGAEALRAAMEKRAPVFSGN, encoded by the coding sequence ATGACTACTCAAATGTCTCTGCTCAGCCAGGTTGAAGCAGGCGTTGCATGGATCACGCTTAACCGCGTGCCGCAGCGTAATGCGCTGGATATCCCAACCCTGAAAAACCTTCACGCGTTGCTCGATCAGTTCAATCTCGATCCTTCTGTGCGCGCTGTGGTTTTGACTGGGTCCGGTCGCAGCTTTTGCGCGGGTGCCGACCTTGCCGAATGGGCCGAAGCCGAGTCTCGCGGAGCGCTGGAAACCTATGGCTGGACCGAAACCGCCCATGCCTTGATGAGCTGCCTGTACCACTTTGATAAACCGACCGTCGCGGCCATCAATGGCACCGCCGTGGGCGCCGGTATGGACTTGACGCTGTGTTGCGATTTTCGCCTTGCGGCCCAGTCCGCCCGATTCAAGGCCGGTTACACCAGCATGGCGTACTCGCCTGATGCCGGTGCCAGCTGGCATCTGCCGCGCCTGATAGGAACCGAGCAGGCCAAGCGTCTGCTGTTTCTCGATGAGCTCTGGGGCGCCGACCGGGCCCTGGCGGCCGGTCTGGTCAGCGAAGTGTGTGCCGATGAGCAACTGTTGGCCGCGGCGGCTGAGCTGGCGTCGCGCCTGGCTAGCGGCCCGACGTTCGCCTTTGCCCAAACTAAAAAACTGATGCGCGAAGGCGCTCAACGCAGCTTGCCGGAACAACTGGACGCAGAACGGGCTGCCGGTTTGCTCTGCGGGCGCAGTCGAGACGGCGCTGAAGCCTTGCGGGCGGCCATGGAGAAACGCGCCCCGGTCTTTTCAGGCAATTAA
- the fabF gene encoding beta-ketoacyl-ACP synthase II, producing the protein MINLEGQKRIVVTGVGIVGPLGCGAEEVWNRLLSGRSGIRHLPGDITQDTGVSAGGQVPSLEEDAIAGYDPERVISAKDRKKMDRFIEFALVAAHEALEQAGWRPTTAAEQERTATVIASGVGGFGAIADAVRTTDTRGPRRLSPFTAPSFLANMAAGHLSLRYGFKGPLGAPVTACAAGVQAIGDAARIIRSGEADIAICGGTEAAIDRVTLGCFAAARALSTGFAEHPQQASRPFDRDRDGFVMSEGAGLLVIETLEHALARGAKPLAELVGYGTSADAYHLTAGPADGSGARRAMELALRQAAVSPADVQHINAHATSTPVGDRGELAAIHSLFGADSGVAISATKSATGHLLGAAGGVEAIFTVLALRDQIAPPTLNLMNPDEAASGLSLVALQPRNLPIDYALSNGFGFGGVNASLLFRRWHD; encoded by the coding sequence ATGATTAATCTTGAAGGTCAAAAGCGAATCGTAGTGACAGGCGTCGGAATAGTCGGGCCTCTGGGATGCGGAGCAGAAGAAGTCTGGAACAGATTGCTGTCTGGACGTTCCGGCATCCGTCACTTGCCAGGCGATATCACCCAGGACACAGGGGTTAGCGCAGGAGGTCAAGTGCCGTCTCTGGAGGAGGACGCCATTGCCGGCTACGATCCGGAACGCGTCATTTCGGCCAAGGACCGCAAGAAGATGGACCGCTTCATCGAGTTTGCGCTGGTGGCCGCCCATGAAGCGCTGGAGCAGGCTGGCTGGCGGCCAACAACCGCCGCAGAGCAGGAGCGAACCGCAACGGTCATCGCCTCGGGCGTGGGCGGGTTTGGCGCAATTGCCGATGCGGTACGAACCACTGACACACGCGGCCCCCGTCGGTTGTCGCCGTTCACTGCGCCGTCTTTCCTCGCCAATATGGCGGCAGGGCACCTATCCCTCCGCTACGGCTTCAAAGGCCCGCTCGGCGCACCGGTAACCGCCTGTGCCGCTGGCGTGCAGGCCATCGGTGATGCGGCGCGAATCATCCGAAGCGGTGAGGCAGACATCGCCATCTGCGGCGGGACCGAAGCGGCGATAGATCGAGTGACTCTGGGCTGCTTTGCGGCGGCCCGCGCGCTGTCGACCGGGTTTGCCGAGCACCCGCAGCAGGCCTCACGCCCTTTTGATCGTGATCGCGACGGTTTTGTGATGTCCGAAGGTGCCGGGTTGCTGGTGATCGAGACACTCGAGCACGCCCTCGCGCGGGGAGCCAAGCCTCTGGCGGAACTGGTCGGCTATGGCACCAGCGCCGATGCTTACCACCTGACCGCGGGGCCTGCGGACGGCAGCGGTGCACGACGCGCCATGGAACTGGCGTTGCGCCAGGCGGCTGTGAGCCCCGCCGACGTGCAGCATATCAACGCCCACGCCACCTCCACCCCGGTCGGTGACAGAGGAGAGCTGGCAGCCATTCACTCGTTGTTCGGGGCTGACTCCGGCGTAGCGATCAGCGCCACCAAATCCGCCACCGGGCATCTTCTGGGAGCCGCCGGAGGCGTCGAGGCCATCTTCACGGTACTGGCGCTTCGTGACCAGATCGCGCCCCCGACCCTCAACCTGATGAACCCCGATGAAGCGGCCAGCGGGCTTAGCCTCGTTGCTCTGCAGCCACGCAACCTGCCAATTGACTACGCACTTTCCAATGGCTTCGGCTTCGGTGGCGTTAACGCCAGCCTTCTATTCAGACGCTGGCATGATTAA
- a CDS encoding MepB family protein, with amino-acid sequence MPISVLPRALLTAVDAIYLPAGLKSPSDISPHAEAREYGGCQFNLAGRRVLFRVAKTTPTKVGQFVTLWKRPCIDSVIAPLDHADGIDFVVVNVASASQSGQFVFDRDALLAHGVTSINGVGGKRAMRVYPPWSQPASRPALQTQRWQMAYFLAIEPFDEASVLRAKVLFKCG; translated from the coding sequence ATGCCCATATCTGTTTTGCCTCGCGCTTTACTCACTGCGGTTGATGCGATTTATCTGCCTGCCGGTTTGAAAAGCCCGAGCGATATTTCGCCACACGCTGAGGCTCGCGAATACGGAGGCTGCCAATTCAATCTGGCGGGTCGTCGAGTACTGTTCCGTGTTGCCAAAACGACGCCGACCAAGGTTGGACAGTTCGTTACATTATGGAAACGCCCCTGTATCGACAGTGTTATTGCGCCTCTGGATCACGCAGATGGCATCGACTTTGTGGTGGTCAATGTGGCCAGCGCCTCGCAGAGTGGCCAATTTGTTTTTGACCGTGATGCACTGTTGGCCCACGGCGTGACGTCCATAAACGGTGTCGGCGGTAAGCGTGCCATGCGTGTTTACCCTCCGTGGAGCCAGCCTGCATCCAGGCCAGCGTTACAGACTCAACGCTGGCAAATGGCGTATTTTCTGGCGATTGAGCCCTTTGACGAGGCCTCAGTACTGCGCGCCAAGGTGTTATTCAAGTGCGGGTGA
- a CDS encoding aldehyde dehydrogenase family protein has product MRNYTALFINGKWQAPAGQGMAEVINPATEQVAGRVPMGDERDVDRAVAAARQAFGPWSRTSSAERAGYIRALAEQLRARADEMAGVITAELGMPVQWCRSVQVEGPITGLEQYIEIAGLMDEVREVGSSLVVREPVGVCAFINPWNYPLHQLIGKLAPALAAGCTVVVKPSQETPLHAFLLAEMIEAIGLPAGVFNLVSGPGSKVGEALARHRDVDMVSFTGSTGAGIRVAQAAAPSVKRVCLELGGKSPLLIGEDADLAAAVRYGVQDVMINSGQTCTALTRMLLPANRYAEALELAVAETQSLRLGDPLDPQSFLGPMCSAAQRRTVRDYINVGQEEGARLLCGGGTAEEFERGFYVKPTLFADVDNRMRIAQEEIFGPVLCLIPYTHEAEAIHIANDSPFGLSSGVWAGSRERAVDLGRQLRAGQCFINGGAFNYQAPFGGYKQSGNGREWGEEGLAEFVEVKALQL; this is encoded by the coding sequence ATGCGTAACTACACGGCTTTATTCATCAACGGTAAGTGGCAGGCACCTGCCGGCCAGGGCATGGCTGAAGTGATCAATCCGGCAACGGAGCAGGTCGCAGGGCGAGTGCCCATGGGCGACGAACGTGATGTCGACCGGGCCGTGGCCGCCGCGCGACAGGCCTTTGGCCCGTGGTCGCGAACGTCATCCGCCGAGCGCGCAGGTTATATCCGGGCTTTGGCAGAACAGCTGCGTGCAAGAGCAGACGAGATGGCGGGCGTCATCACGGCCGAACTGGGCATGCCGGTGCAATGGTGCCGCTCGGTACAAGTCGAAGGGCCGATTACCGGGCTTGAGCAGTACATCGAAATCGCCGGGCTTATGGATGAAGTGCGCGAGGTCGGCAGTTCATTAGTGGTCCGTGAACCGGTTGGCGTTTGCGCGTTCATTAACCCTTGGAATTACCCGCTGCATCAGTTGATAGGCAAATTGGCCCCGGCACTGGCCGCAGGTTGTACCGTCGTGGTCAAACCGAGTCAGGAAACCCCGCTTCACGCGTTCTTGCTGGCTGAAATGATCGAAGCCATCGGTTTGCCTGCCGGGGTCTTCAATCTGGTCAGCGGGCCGGGCTCGAAGGTCGGTGAGGCACTGGCCAGGCACCGTGACGTGGACATGGTCTCGTTTACGGGGTCTACCGGTGCGGGCATTCGTGTGGCGCAGGCCGCAGCGCCGTCGGTCAAGCGGGTCTGCCTTGAACTGGGTGGCAAATCCCCGTTGCTGATCGGTGAGGATGCCGACCTGGCTGCCGCCGTGCGTTATGGCGTGCAAGACGTGATGATCAACTCCGGGCAGACCTGCACGGCGCTGACGCGCATGCTATTGCCTGCCAACCGCTATGCCGAAGCACTGGAGTTGGCCGTGGCCGAGACTCAAAGCCTGCGCCTGGGCGATCCGCTCGACCCGCAGAGTTTCTTGGGGCCGATGTGTTCGGCCGCGCAGCGGCGTACCGTACGTGACTACATAAACGTCGGCCAGGAGGAGGGCGCTCGCCTGTTATGTGGCGGCGGTACGGCAGAGGAGTTTGAGCGCGGTTTCTACGTCAAGCCAACGCTGTTTGCCGATGTCGACAACCGGATGCGTATCGCTCAAGAGGAAATCTTCGGGCCGGTGTTGTGCCTGATCCCCTATACCCACGAGGCCGAGGCCATACACATCGCCAACGACTCACCGTTCGGCCTGTCCAGTGGCGTATGGGCCGGTAGCCGAGAACGGGCTGTCGACCTGGGTCGGCAGCTCCGTGCTGGCCAGTGCTTTATCAACGGCGGAGCGTTCAACTACCAGGCTCCGTTTGGCGGCTACAAACAGTCCGGCAATGGCCGCGAGTGGGGCGAAGAAGGGCTGGCCGAATTCGTCGAAGTGAAAGCGTTGCAACTGTGA